In Staphylococcus saccharolyticus, one genomic interval encodes:
- the bioA gene encoding adenosylmethionine--8-amino-7-oxononanoate transaminase has protein sequence MNYTQELHAKDAQYVWHPFTQMGVYTKDEPIIIERGQGSYLYDTNGNKYLDGYASLWVNVHGHNNKKLNKAIKKQLNHIAHSTLLGSSNIPSIELAEKLVMMTPERLQKVFYSDTGSASVEIAIKMAYQYWKNIDRQQYANKNKFLTLHNGYHGDTIGSVSVGGIDSFHKIFKDLIFENIQIETPCLYKSHYTHEQEMLDSILSNIESILAERNDEIAGFILEPLIQGATGLFVHPQGFLKSVELLCRKYNVLLICDEVAVGFGRTGEMFACHHEDVQPDIMCLGKAITGGYLPLAATLTSQKIYDAFLSDCHGVNTFFHGHTYTGNQLVCSIALENIKLFEKDNLISHIQTTSQTLKHRLNKLKSHKNVGDVRGRGLMFGVELVKDKQSKEPLDISTVEIIVYTCKDHGLMIRNLENVITFVPILSMSKKEIKTMVKIFEKALHQTLSKK, from the coding sequence ATGAATTATACACAAGAACTTCACGCTAAAGACGCACAATATGTTTGGCATCCATTTACGCAAATGGGTGTTTATACCAAAGATGAACCCATCATTATTGAAAGAGGGCAAGGCAGTTATTTATATGATACGAATGGCAATAAATATTTAGATGGTTATGCATCACTATGGGTTAACGTCCATGGACATAATAATAAAAAATTGAATAAAGCAATTAAAAAGCAGCTAAATCACATTGCACATTCAACACTTTTAGGTTCATCCAATATTCCGTCAATCGAACTAGCTGAAAAGTTAGTGATGATGACACCTGAGAGACTTCAAAAAGTATTTTATTCAGATACTGGCAGTGCCTCAGTTGAAATTGCTATTAAGATGGCTTATCAATATTGGAAAAATATCGATCGTCAGCAATATGCCAATAAAAATAAGTTTTTAACCTTACATAATGGCTATCATGGTGATACGATCGGCTCGGTCAGTGTTGGAGGTATCGATAGCTTTCATAAAATTTTTAAAGATTTAATCTTTGAAAATATACAAATAGAAACGCCGTGCTTATATAAAAGTCACTATACTCATGAACAAGAGATGCTAGATTCTATTTTAAGTAATATTGAATCGATTTTGGCTGAAAGAAATGATGAAATTGCAGGTTTTATTCTTGAACCATTGATTCAAGGGGCAACGGGTCTCTTCGTTCATCCACAAGGATTTTTAAAATCTGTTGAACTGTTATGTCGAAAATATAATGTTTTATTAATTTGTGATGAAGTAGCTGTAGGTTTTGGGCGTACAGGTGAAATGTTTGCCTGTCATCACGAAGATGTACAACCAGACATCATGTGTTTAGGTAAGGCGATTACAGGAGGGTATCTACCATTAGCAGCTACGTTAACATCTCAAAAGATTTATGATGCTTTTTTAAGTGATTGTCATGGTGTGAATACATTTTTTCATGGTCATACATATACTGGTAATCAGTTGGTATGTTCAATTGCTTTAGAAAATATTAAACTTTTTGAAAAGGACAATCTTATTTCGCATATTCAAACAACATCTCAAACATTAAAACATCGTTTAAATAAACTTAAATCTCATAAGAATGTAGGCGACGTTAGAGGAAGAGGACTAATGTTTGGTGTTGAGTTAGTCAAAGATAAACAGAGCAAAGAACCTTTAGATATTTCAACGGTTGAAATAATTGTGTACACTTGTAAAGACCATGGACTGATGATTAGAAATTTAGAGAATGTGATAACTTTTGTACCGATCCTAAGTATGTCGAAAAAAGAGATTAAAACAATGGTTAAAATTTTTGAAAAAGCTTTACATCAGACATTGAGTAAGAAGTGA
- a CDS encoding 6-carboxyhexanoate--CoA ligase produces MYSIKMRASNEDIHISGAETMCEFDDLENYLKKYFNKAFYHENGTIDFLNLKIEKVKEPIQILRALSVIKDLDDTLEHTLEQLAKQTGVSEYALNKGFEYIKNDINYSGAIILSARTGHRLDNTGKRGIRVSNLAFKTCKRNGEISERVKDARALATCMNTFEGVKAELCVSDDLNYTTGYYASSKLGYHRIFNIKKKATRQGGRIIFVDDHIDLNQYITFLESIPKEIVDE; encoded by the coding sequence ATGTATAGTATTAAAATGCGCGCGAGCAATGAGGACATTCATATAAGTGGCGCTGAAACAATGTGTGAATTTGATGATTTAGAAAATTATTTAAAGAAATATTTTAATAAGGCTTTTTATCATGAAAATGGAACTATAGATTTTTTAAATTTAAAAATTGAAAAAGTCAAAGAACCTATTCAAATATTACGGGCGTTATCTGTTATTAAAGATTTAGATGACACTTTAGAACACACTTTAGAACAATTAGCTAAGCAAACAGGCGTTTCAGAGTATGCGCTAAACAAAGGATTTGAATATATTAAAAATGATATCAACTATAGCGGAGCGATTATCTTATCAGCACGAACAGGACACCGACTTGATAACACAGGAAAACGAGGCATTAGAGTATCTAATCTTGCATTTAAAACATGTAAACGTAATGGTGAAATATCTGAAAGAGTTAAAGACGCACGCGCACTCGCAACATGTATGAATACATTTGAGGGGGTAAAAGCAGAATTATGTGTCTCTGATGATTTGAATTACACGACAGGTTATTATGCATCTTCCAAGTTAGGTTATCATAGAATATTTAATATTAAGAAAAAGGCTACCCGGCAAGGAGGAAGAATCATTTTTGTAGATGACCACATAGATTTAAATCAATATATTACTTTTTTAGAATCAATACCTAAAGAAATTGTAGATGAATAA
- a CDS encoding staphostatin A, whose protein sequence is MHKYDQINIISNDSKFQEICWFNTLEGVWHPESLNTSLLTITFNKDASTNYVCTLINEDLRKIILSNTDNLNIIIEMSFINSKKLIFNAINKVGLGTSPKITYTK, encoded by the coding sequence ATGCATAAATACGATCAAATTAACATCATAAGTAATGATTCAAAATTTCAAGAAATTTGCTGGTTCAATACACTAGAAGGTGTTTGGCACCCAGAAAGCCTCAATACGTCTTTATTGACCATTACGTTTAACAAAGACGCTTCAACTAACTACGTTTGTACGTTAATCAACGAGGATCTAAGAAAAATTATTTTAAGTAACACAGATAACCTTAATATTATTATTGAGATGAGTTTCATTAATTCTAAAAAACTGATCTTCAATGCTATCAATAAAGTAGGCTTAGGAACCTCGCCTAAAATCACGTATACGAAATAA
- a CDS encoding thioesterase II family protein produces the protein MNKYLINDKNNCDKSILLFPYAGGGSNIYKDWTSAFQNFDVIRILYPGRESRFSESPVTNLKKLTNDNYEEMLESFNFNNPYYLFGHSMGTKVVYELTLRIQNNNQLPNPKGIIISAGRAPCFMEPKPIYHLDETGFIEGLKGYGGTPVEVLENKELMTLFLPMLRADFIIDEKYQNLNQKQLESPILALMGTKDEQMELYELLEWENYTTKSFKYEYIEGGHMFINNNAEEAIVKIKEFINDLQKVHH, from the coding sequence TTGAATAAATATTTGATAAATGACAAAAACAATTGTGATAAATCAATTTTGCTATTTCCTTATGCGGGTGGAGGATCTAATATTTATAAAGATTGGACATCTGCTTTTCAAAATTTTGATGTTATTCGAATATTATATCCAGGAAGAGAAAGCCGTTTTAGTGAGTCGCCTGTCACTAATTTAAAAAAGTTAACCAATGATAATTATGAAGAAATGTTAGAAAGTTTCAATTTTAATAACCCATATTATCTATTTGGTCACAGTATGGGTACAAAAGTTGTTTATGAACTCACTTTAAGGATTCAAAACAATAACCAATTACCAAATCCTAAAGGTATTATTATTTCAGCGGGGAGAGCCCCGTGTTTTATGGAACCAAAACCTATATACCATCTTGATGAAACTGGATTTATAGAAGGATTAAAAGGTTATGGCGGTACACCTGTAGAAGTTTTGGAAAATAAGGAATTGATGACCTTGTTTTTACCAATGCTGAGAGCAGATTTTATTATTGATGAAAAATATCAAAATTTAAATCAAAAGCAATTAGAAAGTCCTATACTCGCGCTCATGGGGACAAAAGACGAACAAATGGAACTCTATGAATTATTAGAATGGGAGAACTATACAACTAAATCATTTAAATATGAGTATATAGAAGGTGGGCATATGTTTATAAATAATAATGCAGAAGAAGCCATAGTAAAAATTAAGGAATTTATCAATGATCTACAAAAAGTACATCATTGA
- a CDS encoding 4'-phosphopantetheinyl transferase family protein produces MGCNVVAFSQNASIGIDVEYKDRDIDFLDIINKYFTIFEKNYIKQQSTRFFECWVAKEAYLKCMGCGLINGLINTEIDIIDSNHFQIINKNSHKTHVIRIEHINNTHVMGVTSMEVKNE; encoded by the coding sequence ATGGGATGTAATGTAGTAGCATTTTCACAAAATGCGTCTATTGGAATAGATGTAGAATACAAAGATAGAGATATTGATTTTCTAGATATTATAAATAAATATTTTACTATTTTTGAAAAAAATTATATCAAACAGCAGTCTACACGTTTTTTTGAATGTTGGGTTGCTAAAGAAGCGTACTTAAAATGTATGGGATGTGGATTAATCAACGGATTAATAAATACAGAAATTGATATTATCGATTCAAATCACTTTCAAATTATTAATAAAAACAGTCATAAGACGCATGTTATTCGAATTGAACATATTAATAACACGCATGTAATGGGTGTCACTAGTATGGAGGTTAAAAATGAATAA
- a CDS encoding AMP-binding protein codes for MNKRQQLEDYYDQYVWKHQTLDEFIVEKAQRYAKNIAIIDEDIEITYEDLIVEIENYACEMQVNGLKKGDKVLVQLPNCIEFIIIIFALFKIGAIPILALATHRKNEIKGIIQKSDAVAYIAKKYYLGFLYEPFIEEIEIEINCKLDKYILDSTKHYKSFYSKNRNDYVFQLNAEQHERYKETALLLLSGGTTGIPKLIPRRHCDYIYAAEQSAKRSLLGEDAIYLVALPMAHNFPLGCPGIIGTFSVGGTVVICNITSPDEILPLIEEQKVTHTALVPSIAKLCIDFHKQYSVYDISSLKLVQVGGAPLDTYTSTQIEEQLDCVLQQVYGIAEGLISMTSPTDYKDIIYETQGTPISEYDEIKIVDEQDEEVDEGNCGELLVRGPYTIYNYFNAPHMYCVDKDLYFKTGDKVCKQHNGCYRVVGRIKEMINKSGEKILPNELETILLTHKQIKDVKVIGLKDDRVGEKICVCVDKNANVSIHELRKYLKQQGIADFKLPDCLKKVNDWPLTSLGKIDVKKLKALIK; via the coding sequence ATGAATAAAAGACAACAACTAGAAGATTATTATGATCAGTACGTATGGAAACATCAAACATTAGATGAATTTATAGTAGAAAAAGCACAACGATATGCTAAAAATATAGCTATCATTGATGAAGATATTGAAATAACGTATGAGGATTTGATAGTGGAAATTGAAAATTATGCATGTGAAATGCAAGTAAATGGATTAAAAAAAGGAGACAAAGTTTTAGTACAACTACCTAATTGCATAGAATTTATAATTATTATATTTGCACTATTTAAAATTGGAGCGATACCTATATTAGCTTTAGCAACACATCGAAAAAATGAAATTAAAGGTATTATTCAAAAATCCGACGCAGTTGCTTATATTGCTAAAAAATATTATTTAGGCTTTTTATATGAACCATTCATTGAAGAAATAGAGATAGAAATCAATTGTAAGTTAGATAAATATATTTTGGATTCTACCAAGCATTATAAAAGTTTTTATTCAAAAAATCGTAATGATTATGTTTTTCAATTAAATGCAGAACAACACGAACGTTACAAAGAAACAGCACTCCTTTTATTATCAGGAGGAACTACTGGTATACCTAAATTGATACCACGAAGACATTGTGATTACATCTATGCTGCTGAACAGTCTGCGAAAAGAAGCTTATTAGGTGAGGATGCTATTTATTTAGTGGCATTACCTATGGCGCATAATTTTCCATTAGGTTGTCCTGGTATAATTGGTACATTTTCTGTTGGTGGTACTGTCGTCATATGTAATATAACAAGCCCAGATGAAATATTGCCGTTAATTGAAGAGCAAAAGGTTACGCATACAGCACTAGTACCATCTATAGCAAAGTTGTGTATCGATTTTCATAAACAGTATTCTGTATATGATATCAGTTCTCTTAAATTAGTTCAGGTTGGAGGAGCACCTTTAGATACTTATACTAGCACGCAAATTGAAGAACAATTAGATTGTGTATTACAACAAGTGTACGGCATAGCAGAAGGACTAATTAGTATGACATCTCCTACTGATTATAAAGACATTATTTATGAAACGCAGGGCACACCTATCTCAGAGTATGATGAGATAAAAATTGTAGATGAGCAAGATGAAGAAGTGGATGAAGGAAATTGTGGTGAACTATTAGTAAGAGGTCCATATACAATTTATAACTATTTCAATGCACCACATATGTATTGTGTTGATAAAGATTTGTACTTTAAGACCGGTGACAAAGTATGTAAACAGCATAATGGTTGCTATAGAGTTGTTGGTCGCATTAAAGAAATGATTAATAAGTCAGGTGAGAAAATTTTACCGAATGAGTTAGAAACAATACTGCTTACACATAAGCAAATTAAAGATGTAAAAGTTATTGGTCTTAAAGATGATAGGGTAGGAGAAAAGATCTGTGTTTGTGTGGATAAAAATGCGAATGTAAGCATTCATGAATTAAGAAAGTATTTAAAACAACAAGGCATAGCTGATTTCAAATTACCTGACTGTCTGAAAAAGGTAAATGATTGGCCGTTAACATCGTTAGGCAAAATTGATGTAAAAAAATTGAAAGCGCTCATTAAGTAA
- a CDS encoding phosphopantetheine-binding protein, whose translation MGQDTLKDKMKAQMMDWIYEKANDSNIDYNQNLVGLGVQSIEIMELASMFRREGLVIKFSQLIEKPTLSCWIKLIESATVRHEKSKA comes from the coding sequence ATGGGACAAGATACACTAAAAGATAAAATGAAAGCTCAAATGATGGACTGGATTTATGAAAAAGCAAATGACTCAAATATAGATTATAATCAAAATCTTGTGGGTTTAGGTGTTCAATCTATTGAAATCATGGAATTGGCAAGTATGTTTAGAAGAGAAGGTTTAGTGATTAAATTTTCCCAATTGATTGAGAAACCTACATTGAGTTGCTGGATAAAGTTGATAGAATCAGCGACTGTTCGGCATGAAAAAAGTAAAGCATAG
- a CDS encoding condensation domain-containing protein — MKKVKHRDKTVINNEPFQLTDVQSVYLIGREDDQELGGVGCHAYFEFTGHQLDVDKLNQAWYKVQMRNPMLRAILTKEGQQYFLQEPTAKDIEVINLEKFNSEKIQLELKKYRDTISHKKRNVFEGDVAGLTVFLLPDNKMRLTFDIDLLVADILSISIIIKEISRLYNGKDPDNVEDITFEEYIENLEIDNRSIRESKAFWNNKIKNLNIKPIQLPILKNPRDVHRIKVKRHTRKLNKERWEDIKVQAEAHHTTPSIVLLTCYMIILEKWSNQENFYVNVPLFNRKHINKQVIILSQILLTYY, encoded by the coding sequence ATGAAAAAAGTAAAGCATAGAGATAAAACGGTTATTAACAATGAACCATTCCAACTTACAGATGTTCAAAGCGTATATTTAATTGGGCGTGAAGACGATCAAGAACTAGGTGGTGTAGGTTGTCATGCTTATTTTGAGTTTACAGGTCATCAATTGGATGTAGATAAGCTGAACCAAGCTTGGTATAAAGTTCAGATGAGGAACCCTATGCTTAGAGCTATACTTACAAAAGAAGGGCAGCAATACTTTTTGCAAGAACCAACTGCTAAAGATATAGAAGTAATTAATTTGGAAAAGTTTAATTCAGAAAAAATTCAATTAGAATTGAAAAAGTATAGAGACACCATATCGCATAAAAAAAGGAATGTATTTGAAGGTGATGTTGCTGGATTAACTGTCTTCTTATTACCAGATAATAAAATGCGACTCACATTTGATATTGATTTGCTTGTGGCAGACATTTTAAGTATAAGCATAATCATTAAAGAAATTTCCAGACTATATAATGGTAAAGATCCAGATAATGTTGAGGATATCACATTCGAAGAATACATAGAAAATTTAGAAATAGATAACCGTAGTATTAGAGAAAGTAAAGCGTTTTGGAACAATAAAATAAAAAATTTGAATATCAAACCTATTCAACTGCCTATCTTGAAAAATCCTAGAGATGTGCATAGGATAAAGGTGAAACGACATACAAGAAAATTGAATAAAGAAAGATGGGAGGATATTAAAGTACAAGCAGAGGCGCATCATACTACACCTTCTATTGTATTATTGACTTGTTACATGATAATTTTAGAAAAATGGAGTAATCAAGAGAACTTTTATGTAAATGTTCCATTGTTTAATAGAAAGCACATTAATAAGCAAGTAATAATATTATCGCAGATTTTACTAACTTATTATTAG
- a CDS encoding amino acid adenylation domain-containing protein, with protein MEHIPKPNEKFVETLERVKQTFIQNVAHSDYSGVNVQRDISKQHGTQLNVAPVVFACNIDYELEDDETINTLGNMTYMISQTPGVWLDFQSYIKQDELLICWDKVDALFNDDIITKMLDDYCFLLESLRESASWDNISNVFLQPEGQFEIQSTLPNKKLYDGFLKNVKNHPEKVALIDSGSNNEVSYKELFQKSMALAQTLKDNGVKKGDYIGIILPRGLHQVVSILGILLAGAVYVPIGIDQPNARKRKIYNQVGIDVLITYHQYVNKYNFDQNYQTIIDIDTIIKETLNEIVDISADDSAYVIMTSGSTGIPKGVEISHNNAMNTILDINEKYGITSGDCLMMVSSIEFDLSVYDMFGILSSGGTVVLTSNNNYKDPHQWLNIIKQYQVTLWDSVPILFDMLVTYAEGKQEMLPLEKVFLSGDWIDLQLPKRFYSISRRQSIVIAMGGATEASIWSNFIEVPRDLPDDWISIPYGIALKGQLYKIVDKFGRTCPENVIGELHIGGYGVAKGYIGDTTLTNDKFYIDQNCIRWYKTGDNGRIWNDGTIEFLGRKDQQVKIKGHRIETGEIEATITEVDGVDKVKVIEVNGRLSAFIIPKKNKVNKQ; from the coding sequence GTGGAACATATACCTAAACCAAACGAAAAGTTTGTTGAGACGTTAGAAAGAGTTAAACAAACTTTTATACAAAATGTTGCTCATTCTGATTACAGTGGTGTTAACGTACAAAGAGATATTTCAAAACAGCATGGCACTCAATTGAATGTAGCGCCAGTAGTATTTGCTTGTAATATTGATTATGAGCTAGAAGATGATGAAACAATAAACACATTAGGAAATATGACATATATGATATCTCAGACGCCAGGTGTATGGTTAGATTTTCAATCTTATATTAAACAAGATGAATTATTAATATGTTGGGATAAAGTTGATGCATTATTTAATGATGATATCATAACAAAAATGTTAGATGACTATTGTTTCTTACTAGAATCGCTTCGAGAAAGTGCGAGTTGGGACAACATTAGTAATGTATTTCTTCAACCTGAAGGGCAATTTGAAATTCAATCAACACTGCCAAATAAAAAATTATATGATGGGTTTTTAAAAAATGTTAAAAATCACCCAGAAAAAGTAGCCTTGATTGATAGCGGTTCAAATAATGAAGTCAGTTATAAGGAACTATTCCAAAAATCAATGGCGTTGGCCCAAACATTAAAAGATAACGGTGTGAAAAAGGGAGATTACATAGGTATTATTTTACCAAGAGGTTTACATCAAGTGGTATCAATACTAGGTATTTTACTTGCTGGAGCAGTCTATGTGCCAATTGGTATCGACCAACCTAATGCAAGAAAGAGAAAAATATATAATCAAGTCGGTATTGATGTATTAATCACTTATCATCAGTACGTAAATAAATATAATTTTGATCAAAATTATCAAACAATCATTGATATAGACACTATAATTAAAGAGACATTAAATGAAATCGTTGATATATCTGCTGACGATTCAGCATATGTAATTATGACATCCGGTTCAACAGGAATACCTAAAGGCGTAGAAATATCACATAATAATGCGATGAATACGATATTAGATATTAATGAAAAGTACGGAATTACTTCAGGAGATTGCTTGATGATGGTATCGTCCATAGAGTTTGATTTGTCTGTATACGATATGTTCGGAATTCTAAGTAGTGGAGGGACAGTCGTTTTAACAAGTAATAACAATTATAAAGATCCACATCAATGGTTAAATATTATTAAACAGTATCAAGTTACACTTTGGGATTCAGTTCCTATCCTTTTTGATATGTTGGTAACGTATGCGGAAGGAAAACAAGAAATGCTTCCATTAGAAAAAGTATTTTTATCAGGAGATTGGATAGACCTTCAATTGCCTAAACGTTTTTATAGTATTTCTCGTAGACAAAGTATAGTTATCGCAATGGGTGGCGCTACAGAAGCATCCATTTGGTCTAATTTTATAGAAGTTCCTCGTGATTTACCTGATGATTGGATTTCTATACCTTATGGTATTGCTTTAAAAGGACAATTGTATAAAATCGTAGATAAATTTGGACGCACATGCCCTGAAAATGTGATTGGTGAACTACATATTGGAGGTTACGGGGTAGCTAAAGGATATATCGGTGATACAACATTAACTAACGACAAATTTTATATAGATCAAAATTGTATCCGATGGTATAAAACTGGAGATAATGGTCGAATTTGGAATGATGGTACGATTGAATTTTTAGGAAGAAAAGATCAACAAGTTAAAATCAAAGGTCATAGAATTGAAACTGGAGAAATTGAAGCTACAATAACAGAGGTTGATGGTGTTGATAAAGTTAAAGTAATCGAAGTTAATGGAAGATTATCTGCATTTATTATTCCGAAGAAGAACAAAGTGAACAAACAATAG
- a CDS encoding phosphopantetheine-binding protein, with product MDKTLYEVLLKIFKKANALSEGYFTSLKDILNRLKVNKKYETVVTKWLDRLVKEKYVIQKDNMFKCIFFDYNLSTKLDKADPLMSYIENLESFIPKLIADELNPIELFYSRDNHLSPTYLATLMPWHNKIIQSITEKLRNFKKDNLNILEFETRNLEVSEAIYQSVANRASHYDYLDTSYISKAIYKDKDKGFHFKTTYNQIKSMQYDVIILINALHRSYDVNQTIAQLKPKLKEGGQFIIVEPNISLFIEELTVDILNAYIGDNQHKKTLNQWIDLFIAHEFECNNIQQLGIQMVYSNIFHISRTSTNKTIIQQKLVQLLPDYMIPSHFIMLHQFPLNQNGKIDNNQLRELIEPVHLKSKSYENHYLNNTEEMILKIWESEFNEKITDINTNFYKKGGDSLLATYIATKIENTFNINFTIKDAMENITIKSQAKKGTAESQLSMSSDITEFKQDVQIKIFLLT from the coding sequence ATGGATAAAACGTTATATGAAGTGTTGTTGAAAATTTTCAAGAAAGCAAATGCCCTTAGTGAAGGATATTTCACATCACTTAAAGATATATTAAATCGCTTAAAGGTCAATAAGAAATATGAAACGGTTGTGACAAAATGGCTAGATAGATTAGTCAAAGAAAAATATGTGATTCAAAAAGATAACATGTTTAAATGTATATTCTTCGATTATAATCTATCTACCAAATTAGATAAAGCTGATCCGCTAATGAGTTATATCGAAAACTTGGAGTCATTTATCCCTAAATTAATTGCCGATGAGCTAAATCCAATAGAATTATTTTATAGTAGAGATAATCATTTATCTCCTACGTACTTAGCTACATTAATGCCTTGGCATAATAAAATAATACAATCTATAACCGAAAAGTTAAGAAATTTTAAAAAAGATAACTTGAATATTTTAGAGTTTGAAACTAGAAATCTAGAAGTAAGTGAAGCTATATACCAGAGTGTGGCAAACCGTGCGAGCCATTATGACTACCTTGATACATCATATATTTCTAAAGCTATATATAAAGATAAGGATAAAGGTTTCCATTTCAAAACGACGTATAATCAAATAAAGTCTATGCAGTATGATGTCATTATCTTAATTAATGCATTACATAGAAGCTATGATGTAAATCAAACGATAGCACAATTAAAACCTAAGCTTAAGGAAGGTGGACAATTCATAATTGTAGAGCCTAACATAAGTTTATTTATTGAGGAACTTACGGTAGACATCCTTAATGCATATATTGGTGATAATCAACATAAAAAAACATTGAATCAGTGGATAGATTTATTTATAGCACATGAATTTGAATGCAATAACATTCAGCAACTAGGGATTCAAATGGTTTACTCAAATATATTTCACATATCACGTACTTCAACAAATAAGACTATAATACAACAAAAATTAGTACAATTATTACCCGATTACATGATTCCATCTCATTTTATAATGTTGCATCAATTTCCGTTAAATCAAAATGGAAAAATTGATAATAATCAATTGAGAGAATTAATAGAACCAGTACATTTAAAATCTAAATCATACGAAAATCATTATTTAAATAACACTGAAGAAATGATATTAAAAATTTGGGAATCAGAATTTAATGAAAAAATCACTGATATTAATACAAATTTCTATAAAAAAGGTGGCGATTCCTTATTAGCAACATATATTGCTACGAAGATTGAGAATACATTCAATATAAATTTTACAATCAAAGATGCGATGGAAAATATAACGATAAAATCGCAAGCAAAGAAAGGTACAGCAGAAAGCCAATTGTCTATGTCTAGTGACATTACTGAATTTAAACAAGATGTGCAAATCAAAATATTCCTTTTAACTTAA
- a CDS encoding condensation domain-containing protein, translating to MFNINVSLLHNKLMRIHVSFDNLIFDGWSMFTLLEQWSQIYFDYKIDNQLTHLSFRDYVLYLNKIKKLKCYEEDQAYWFGRISRFLKAPNIPMAQSTSQHSNIFTRRSHHIDEHMWNQLKDRAQSLNITPTTLLIGVYAEAIRQVSTNDNFSLNITQFNRIPVSPDINKVIGDFTTLTLLEVDHGGEQKLSERLKRIQTQLVKNLEHNKYSGVEFQRDLRHYCEFDDYVLMPFVFTSGLGIHALNSRKQFGEITYNISQTPQVWLDNQVIERDNG from the coding sequence ATGTTTAATATCAATGTTTCTTTATTGCATAATAAATTGATGAGAATTCATGTAAGTTTTGACAACTTGATATTTGACGGTTGGAGTATGTTTACTTTACTCGAACAGTGGAGTCAAATTTACTTTGATTATAAAATTGACAATCAACTCACTCATTTAAGCTTTAGAGACTATGTTTTATATTTAAACAAAATTAAAAAACTCAAATGCTATGAAGAGGATCAAGCTTATTGGTTTGGAAGAATCTCAAGGTTCTTAAAGGCACCTAATATACCGATGGCTCAATCGACGTCGCAACATTCAAATATTTTTACAAGAAGGTCTCATCATATAGATGAACATATGTGGAATCAACTGAAAGATAGAGCACAATCTCTTAACATTACGCCTACCACGTTACTCATAGGTGTATACGCTGAAGCTATTAGGCAAGTCAGCACTAATGATAACTTTTCATTAAATATAACACAGTTTAATAGAATACCTGTAAGTCCAGATATTAATAAAGTAATAGGAGATTTTACAACATTAACATTATTAGAAGTGGATCATGGTGGAGAACAGAAATTGAGTGAACGCTTAAAACGTATCCAAACTCAGCTTGTAAAAAATTTAGAGCACAATAAATATTCAGGTGTAGAATTCCAAAGGGACTTAAGACATTATTGTGAATTTGATGACTACGTTTTAATGCCTTTTGTCTTTACTAGCGGATTAGGAATACATGCTTTAAACAGTCGTAAACAATTTGGTGAGATTACTTACAATATTAGTCAAACCCCGCAAGTCTGGTTAGATAATCAAGTCATAGAACGAGATAATGGATGA